The Leguminivora glycinivorella isolate SPB_JAAS2020 chromosome 7, LegGlyc_1.1, whole genome shotgun sequence genomic interval ctagtgATTTACGTGCACTTATTGCAACGCCTCAAGCGCATGTACGAGTTCATTTGTCATATGCAAATCCGTGTAGTTATGTGAAATGGCTCTCGGGTATTTTTGTCACGACAGGCTATGAGGTATTCATGAGTTTCTTATGGTAAATAGGCTATTTCTGAGTTTGCACTGATGCTCTGAGATTATATGCAGGATAATGTTTTCCTTAATTAGCATCAGGTGTAGTGTaggtgtaggtacctaaacaattttggtattttttacaaattaacTAAATTGCATATGCAAATTGCGTAGTCTCTGGGTATCTGAAAGTTATTGTTAGTCTTGATGTTATCCTTGGTTCGCTTCATATGCTTCACAGAATAATTACAGAGTTACAGTACGCCCCAGTTACTGAGTACTGTGCCAATATTGAGCAGTACTTGGACTACTAGGTATTAGGTcttggacgaccggtctggcgcagtcggtaatgaccctgcctgctgcgccgcggtcccgggttcgaatcccggtaagggcatttatttatttatttatttatttaaactttattgcacaaaatatacaaaaaaatgtacaaatggcggacttaatgccaaaaggcattctctaccagtcaaccatagggccaaacagagattcaatacaaatggtgcagagagaaaacaaaaaggtgatttactaagaagaaaagcaaactatatatatacatatacagcatatactacacatacttttacataaatagatatttataataaatattttaaatattacatataatacatacaatgaaatacatataatattgatgGATATTATTCGAATTCTTGTTTTAGCAAGTGCTTGCGTAACAAACGCTTAAATGAAAACTTACTTGGAGCTTGTCTGATATACAAAGGGAGTGAATTCCACAGGCGACTAGCCTGAATGGCGAAAGAATTTGTCATAAAGCCAGTGCGGTGCGGAGGTATGGTTAGTTTGAGAGTGCGGGATGTACGCAACTCGCATCCCAGGCGAGGAGCATCAAATGAGAATTTACTGTTTAGGTATCTAGAAGCAGAAGGCTCGAACAGGATGGAATATAGAATACAGAGGATTCGGAAAGATCTTCGGCGACGTATAGAAAGCCAATGGAGCTTCTTACGGTAAAAAGAGACATGATCGTATTTACGAAGTCCGAATATAAATCTGATGCAATTATTGAGGAGACGGTCTAATTTGTTGAGTGATTCTTGAGTGATATTGGTAGTGCACACATCCCCATAATCAATTATTGGTAACACTAAGGATTGCACTAGCATCTTTTTCGTATTAACAGgcaaaaagtttttaaatctaTAGAGGGTTCTAAGTGTTCCTATAACTTTGCGATTCACGTCAGACAGCTGACCAAGCCAGGAAAGGTTGGCATCAAAAACTAGACCAAGATTCTTGACTCTACTGCTCAGTGGTATTACCGCGTCTTCAAAAGTAACCGGAGCGACAGATACGGAGCTTAATCTAGACAGTTGCTGTTGGCTACCCAAAATTATGGCTTGGCATTTAGCAGGATTGATtgatttattagtgtgatgagcacagatatttgttcctgagtcatggatgttttctatgtatataagtatttatatattatatatatcgttgtctgagtacccacagcacaagccttcttgagcttaccgtgggcctcagtcaatctgtgtaagaatgtcctataatatttatttatttatttatttatttatttagagatgATTCATTTAAATTGCTCGACTAACAGCTACCTAAACCACTAAAATCCTTGTTGAGAAAGTTGCCTTTATACTACTTCTTcttcttaaaaaaataagactttTATATAAATTGCATACTTAAATTAAACATACGAAAGTGACACGGGTCTACATTCATCTCTAAATTCTCAGCTTTaacaatcaaaatcaaaatcaaaaatatttattcaccaagtaggccacaggggcacttttacacgtcacatgtatatgtacatatgtatttagGACAGATTTGAAatttaattgaaattacaattgatactactAATTCTGTTCTAAAGTATAACtctactacaattaattagagatgtataaggtctctaaatgtcgaattacaacgaAGAACAACACTTAATATAGAAAGGACAAATataaaaaagtctaaaattactttagagatgcaaatgactctaaatgtcacaactaaagataaaatgtatacttaatttaattctccttagagatgtgtagggtctccaagagtcaaaatcatataattaaaatattcactaaaagaaaggaaacagaCGAGAACCGAACAGTGTCCTAATGTAATATAAatcagaattaaagttactaattaGGTATAATAGCCCCAgcaagcttaaacagaccggtcttcacagacagcacccgttcacgagtatgacgcgtatctaaGACATGCcgctcagccatcgcctccctcagccttcattcgggaaggtggcgaccctatcaacgacgtcaccgtagcaaagacttttaagtgtgcatgacgtgttcaagctgccaggctagCTTCTTATTGCTGTCAAGTTTGGCAGGCTCAACATCACTGTATTAATATTAACCTTActattttaaatttcgtttccagggcggcggcggcgtcggcGGCAGTATGCGTGTGCCCAACTCCGAGTCGTGCGTGGAGGTGGGAGCGGCGGACCTTGAAGACGGCGCCAACGGACTGCAGGTCCGGCGCGGCAGTGAACCCACCTTGCACCAGGACACCTTACCTCCTCAACGAACGGTAATATTATTGTGAAAATATTTTTCGAGCATGATACCATTACCAGGCTAAGCAGTTGGCAGTTGTAGGGGTTCTGGCGCGCAGAACTTACCGCAAGAATGGAAAACGATACTGGAATAAAGCTAAAGAAGACGGATAATCTGGTCCCAAGACGGACAACCAATCAGTGGATAAGCATTCGTAGTATCTGTTCTTGAATTTACGTATCTTTACCTATCTATTACATGTATAAGACTCTGTCTTTACACCAAGTTTGCATAAAATTATGCTGTATTAACATCGCATGTTTTATTTCCAGGCCACAGAGCAGACGAAACGCTGGTCAGCAGCGGTAGTCTGCCGGGACGACAACAGAACAACACAGAAAGTGCATCCTTTGCCGGATGGCCGGCCGCCCGACCCTGACAGACTCAGCTCCGGACACTTCCAGCGACAAACCAATAGGCTCTCCATGCAATTCTCTGGACCGGGGTAAGTGTACCAAAGTTCTGTCTAATTTTAAGTGATTTTATGCCTTTTGGAACTCTTATTAAGAAGAATGGAATATGTTCACTTAACGAAACATTTACAAAGGCAccttagtgaatattttaattagcttctaaataataaattagtaTCAGCAATGATCAACCCTAATATGCTGTTCAACTGGCTGCAAATTTCCACATTACTCCCATGTGCATCGCTTTACATGTGTCACGTATGAATGCTCCGAGACGACGTGTGGATAGGCATTAGTAAGATAGCTGCGTATTTGCGTACCTAAAGCCTCCGCTACACATAAAgtgttttgatagcgtagcgttagcggagcgcaatgatagcggtgcgccggacgaacgctggcgttccgctctcaatccgcgcgcattccgctcgcaatccgcgctcgttagttcccgccggcgtccgctgggcgcaacgccagcgttcttCCGGCGCACCACTATCATTGCGccccgctgacgctccgctaacgcttcgcctacgctctcaaaacgcgcatgtgtggccgagcttttaagtATTCTCGAGGTTAATCAAATTGTTTATCTTTCCTTTCAGGAGTGGAGTATGGCTAGACGCGGCCGACAGAGTGCAGAGCTACGGCAGCAAGAGCTTGCCCCGCGACGCGAGAAGAGAGCCCCTCGGCCAGGACACGTCGGGCGACAACCACCGAGTAGAAGACATGTTGCGATGGGTGTCCGGGGTCAACAATGTCGCCAGCGTGCATCCGCAGGAGCGCCCACTTGATCTCTTACCCGAGGGTAAGTCCTTAGTCATTCAGAACTCTTGTCTCGAAATGTGAGATGAAAGCTCTCGGATAGGACAGTTCGAGTGAGTTATCCTAGTAGAAGATATGATGTGACGGTGTTAATAACATATCTAGCTTTGTAATCCTATATAATTTAGACTCAGGTCTTAAAATATCTTCATATTAAGTTAAACCCATGCTGTTCATTCCAGTGGGCAGCACGGAACGCGCGATATCCGGCCAAGAAGTCCCAGTGAGCCCGAGCAGCAAACCAGCAACAGCAACGCAGAATGTTTCCGTCACGCTCGTGAAAGGCGAGAAGGGACTAGGCTTCACAATCACCACCAGGGACAACCCGACGGGCGGACACTGTCCTATCTACATTAAGAATATTCTTCCTAAGGTAACTCACCTTTCCATAGTCTAAATGGGTCAAAGAATGCTGCTCGCCTTCACAGGCAACGCAAAATATTTCTCAAGACCTGTCCAATCTTTGATCCAGTGTGTAGACACTTGCTCTTGCTTCTCCCAAATTGGTTACGAAAAAGTGAGATGCAATACACATGGGATCAAAAATTGGACTTCCGACCAAGAAAGCAGCAAGCCTACGACGTCAAACACAAACTCAATAGGTTTACTGCTCACATACTATTAGCAAGTAATTCACTAATTGTTTTTGGACATTTTATAATAATGAGTAGCTGACGCGGAGTAAACCTGCGGgagcacactagtgtgataaatTTTATGGCATATCGGTGCGTtcctatcacacttacaaatagttcGAAAAGGATATAGTTTCTCACGTGACCGTGCTTGCCTGACTGaacagtttttttatttgtcaTATTGCACGTTGGCTGACCGGTGGGACTCACCGTTGCTACATGCCCCAATGTgtgtaaatttatattaattttaattttatgtttcttTACTAACCCTAGATCTATAATGTGTAACCCTAACCTAGTGTTATAATGtattactaacaaaatatggacTTTTGTTCGAAATAAATgctttttgatttgatttgatataTTTAGTTCGTCAAATTGACAGGGTGCGGCGGTAACGGACGGCCGGTTGCGCGCCGGAGACCGGCTAGTGTCCGTCAACAACGTGTCCGTCTCCGGCCTCACGCAGCAACAGGTGGTGTCGCTGCTGAGGAACACGCCCACCGACTCCACTGTTGACATCGTGGTGCAGCGGCCTGTCAGCAGAACACAGGTATGATAAATCCTTCTTGACTTTAAGTATTTTCGAATAAGTGGCCACGAAAGATATGTCTAGCACGACTTGCGTTTTCGTGTACTAATCAGTAATCCATGCAGTATTCAGTGTGAAATTCCTTTATGCATATGGATTATCAGCATTGtcatagaaaaaaaatcttatttgttCCAAAGTTCCACGATTTTTAAACGTAATAACTTATTTAATAGGAAATATTTAAAACTCTGGCCGTCATAGTCCATCAGAAACCTGAtaactggggcccatttctcaaaactgaaagttacaagttacaagcggaagtctctttccaacttgtcatataagacattgactaccgcttgtaaattgtaacttgtagcttcgagaaatgggcccctggacTCACGTTAAATAAActtgatatgatgatgaataaataGTTTATCATGGAgctaaaatgtaattttaattagCGACTGACACTTAATAAATATTCTTTACAGAGGGTTGAGCCCCAACAGAGTCCCCAAAAATTCACTGAAAAGGCGATAGGCACGCCCAACGGCCAATCCAAACCTGTAGACATCGGTGAGAACGGGAGAGTGTCTAGTATAGTGAACGCCATCAACCAGGGCTCAACTCGGGGCAGGATACCCAAGAGCTCTTCCAAGGACGACCTCATCAAAGACCAGGACACCTCGCTGCAGGACGCTTTGAATTCTAGTTCTAACTCTGTAAGTGAAGTAAATGTACCAAATTATTAATCTTACGGCCGGTTTCATAATCTCCAGTTAAAGCTGTCTGgcagaaaaaaaatactttttctttctttcaccTGCCAGAAGAAAGAGAGCGTGTAATTCTTTATTTGACAGATAGCTTTAACTGGAGATTCTGAAATAGGCCCTTAATCTTTATATATCCCACGGTTGAGCTGTGGCCTCCTCTCATGCAAGAAATAGATTGGGGCTCTACTTAGTACCCATGCTGGCCTTACCTTTGATGTTATTTAAAGAGAATTTTAATTGAATTTCTTTTCATGTTTTCAATGCTTTTTCTTTGTGATTATCTCATACGAGCTTTACTCTTTGGAAGACATTATAAGACTTAAGTCCCCCTTTTTAGTTTAACTTATGTTTTTTGCACTTTACTAGTTCTCTgtgtgtgttattttttttcctgtatatgtgtttttatttttgtataattaaGTGTATCACTCCTACTACTAGTTCTCTGTATATTTCATTGCATTTCTTTGTTCTTTCATTTTCAGATCCTTAGTTTAAGAAATCGTCTGATCCTTCGGTTAGACGTACCTGTTCACGACTCCGAAAAGGCTGGGCTTGGCATCAGCGTCAAAGGCAAAGTCACCGTGGGCACGGATCCTCAAGATCTCGGCATCTTCATCAAGTCAGTGCTACACGGCGGTGCCGCTTCTAGAGATGGCaggtaagaaaaaaaatgtacatctACTTAGGTAGACGTAATGAAATCGCCACCTAGTAATATAATGTGatatggactgtgtgagacatgatacgaagcgaaagcaagtggatgatgagatgacggacgATAGTGAGATATGGAGGAGTAATAAgcgcgccgaccccaaatgactgggataagggtaggCGTATAATGAAGGCATGTAGCGGACGTAAGCATGGTCAGAATTTTATCATATGAGACATTATTCGCCATATACAGGTGATAGGCGATGAAAATACACTATATCAACATTGCGACCCTTATCATGATCGAAAATAATGGtagataaaatataagtaaactAAGTATAAGTCGCGTGTGGTAACGGGTTGAGAATTTTACCATCCTTtcgtcccgtgggtgtcgtagaattcGACTGTGAGTTATTGGGTTAAATAGTGGTGTAGGctagaggctggcaacctgtcactgcaatgtcacagtttcgttttctttcaaccccttatttgctaagagtggTAGTGGCACTGTATCTGGAGtggtttcatatgctctgcctacccctttatggtatacaggcgtgattgtacctatgtatgtaaatataagtAATTCTACATTTTTCTTTCGTTTTCAGATTACATACAAACGACCAGCTGCTGAGCGTAAACGGTGTGTCGCTAGTGGGGCAGTCCAACGCCGAGGCCATGGAGACACTCCGGCGCGCCCTACTGCACGCGAGGCCCAGCGTTCGCGGCAGCATCTCACTCACCATCGCTAGAAGGACAGGTAATGTTTCagtggtgccgtgaccaggatattTTCGCTGTTTCATGTTattagttaataaaaaaaatatgtaacggAAATAGTGAGTAAATTTAAACTTGTACAGCAGCCGTAGTTCAATGGTGGATGTCATcgtcaaaattacattttaaaaatatgttcatTAAAACCGATCACAGTCATCGATGAAACTTAAAATTGACATGAAATCTTAGGAAAAAAGCTGCTCAAAGAAAAGTTTCTGTATACTATTTCCTTAGACACTCACGGTTCTGTTTTCCCAATCTCTCTCTGTCGTCGTATATTAATGATATGGAATCCTGAAGAGTAACATCTAGAATACCCCACCTTTCA includes:
- the LOC125227891 gene encoding partitioning defective 3 homolog isoform X4; this encodes MKDSAARCEDVADKLVRLFGWRQTYPVQKLQRNILPKANEAGPETWVGVRALRASSGGILDPDDRVRDVADDRETLTAECAAQAPAPRAAQADGASGSSAGTASPDMFRGGGGVGGSMRVPNSESCVEVGAADLEDGANGLQVRRGSEPTLHQDTLPPQRTATEQTKRWSAAVVCRDDNRTTQKVHPLPDGRPPDPDRLSSGHFQRQTNRLSMQFSGPGSGVWLDAADRVQSYGSKSLPRDARREPLGQDTSGDNHRVEDMLRWVSGVNNVASVHPQERPLDLLPEVGSTERAISGQEVPVSPSSKPATATQNVSVTLVKGEKGLGFTITTRDNPTGGHCPIYIKNILPKGAAVTDGRLRAGDRLVSVNNVSVSGLTQQQVVSLLRNTPTDSTVDIVVQRPVSRTQRVEPQQSPQKFTEKAIGTPNGQSKPVDIGENGRVSSIVNAINQGSTRGRIPKSSSKDDLIKDQDTSLQDALNSSSNSILSLRNRLILRLDVPVHDSEKAGLGISVKGKVTVGTDPQDLGIFIKSVLHGGAASRDGRLHTNDQLLSVNGVSLVGQSNAEAMETLRRALLHARPSVRGSISLTIARRTDSMDSLARWKDDTPPNGNESTNSVENNSSQNFNTVIYNTDKENKPTDYNQNKFDNHKDRSIDNEHRGSKKHASIITINNNTSWVSNQSDDSKGYLEREKDTVPHDPKRDSFEWSRLDGWNPVIDRLTGLRNESYYMATQLDAPVTNGHFRPNVGHVHMSRSPPAHHNVIIEEDYGTTTRGSTSGPGESGSESGAGFSRDAVGRRSMSEKRHAAMDAKTTGTYKKIKEIKAQHSLQVGPSLGMRKSSSLESLQTAIQENQRNPRNEPIYARAHPREPQKMV